Below is a window of Pseudoalteromonas undina DNA.
TTATCACCTTGAGGTTCCTTAATGCTTGGCTTAATATTAAACCATAAGCCGTAAAAAATGTTGAAGTATTCATATGGAATTTGTACGCCCACTCGAACCTATTTTAATCATTGATGATGTTAAACAGATCCGTGCTGATTTAAGCCAAGTGTTAGCCGGCTTAGGTTTTGATGACATTATTGAGTGTGATAATTTTGATTGTGCTAAACCCTTACTTAGCGAAAAATCACCCAACGTTATATTTTTAGATGTTGATTTACCTGATTCTGAAAGCATCGAAATTTTAGAGTCGATCAATAACGAGCACCCACATGCTCATGTGGTTATGTGCTCAGGCCATAATAGTTTTGAGACCGTACAAAATACTTGGGAACTTGGCGCAAAAGAATTTATAGCCAAGCCTTTCAACGCGCAAAAAGTTGATGCCGTAATGAAACGTTTAGAACTGATAGATTAAAGGACATTATGCAGCACCTAGTTACCACTATTATTGATGACCTATCTACCGTTATATTTGGCAAGCAACAACAAATAAAATTAGCATTAACCTGTTTGTTTAGCGAAGGCCATTTACTAATTGAAGACTTACCAGGTATGGGTAAAACCACTTTATCGCATGCATTAGCTGCTGTTTTGGGTTTGTCGTATCAGCGTATTCAATTTACTAGCGATTTATTACCCGCTGATATTATTGGTACCAATATTTTTAATAATAAAGAACATAGTTTTTCATTTCATAAAGGCCCAATTTTTAGCCAAG
It encodes the following:
- a CDS encoding response regulator, with the translated sequence MEFVRPLEPILIIDDVKQIRADLSQVLAGLGFDDIIECDNFDCAKPLLSEKSPNVIFLDVDLPDSESIEILESINNEHPHAHVVMCSGHNSFETVQNTWELGAKEFIAKPFNAQKVDAVMKRLELID